GCGTCGGAGCTCCGGCCCACGCTGGCGTGACCGGCCCGGACACCAACGAGACCACTAACGTCCAGGCACACTCGGCACCCGCCGCAGCAGTTGCAGCCCCCGCAGCAGCAGCCAACGTCCACACCGTCGTTTCCGGTGACACCCTGGGCGCCATCTCGGCAGCTCACGGCGTCAGCCTGAACGACGTCCTGGCCGCCAACGGACTGGGTGTCTCCACGATCATCTACCCGGGCGACCAGATCAGCATCCCGGGCGCCGGATACGCTGCACCCGCAGCCGCCCCGGCCGCAGCTGCTCCGGCTCCCGTCCAGGCCGCAGCCGCTCCTGCGAACACCGGAATGAACATCTCATACGCCTCCACCGCAGCTGCCCCGGCCCCGGCCCCTGCCCCGGCTCCCGCTCCCGCAGCAACCGGCACGGGCACCGGCGCCGCCATCCTGGCGAACGCCTATGGCCAGCTCGGCGTCAGCCAGGACTGCACCGCAATGGTGGAGAAGGCTCTCCGCAACGTGGGCAAGTCCGTTGGAGACCTGGCCCCGGGCCAGTTCTACCAGTACGGCTCCGTGGTGGGCACCCCGGCCCCCGGTGACCTGGTAATCACCGCCGGCCACGTGGGCGTCTACGCCGGCGACGGCCAGGTAGTCAGCGGTGGCGTTGACGGATTCAAGACCGAGGTTCACTCCATCAGCTGGCTCGGTGGCGCTTCCTTCGTCCGCGTAGCGTAGGCACCGCTCGCACAGCAAAGCAACGCAGACATAAGGGCGGCAGCCGGGTAGTCCCGGCTGCCGCCCTTATTGGTTCCCGGCCTGCTGCGCCTGCAACCTCCTGCTCGCAGGCCTGCCGGCTAGGTGCCGCAGAACGTCATGTAGGTTCCGAAATCTTCCGGTGCGCCTTCCGCATACCGTTCGAGTCCGGGACGCTCGCTGTAAGGAGCGCTGACGGCTTCAAGCAGCCGGGTCACCGGGTCCAGGTCGCCCCCTGTGGCGGCCGCGAGTGCTTCCTCCACCAGGTGGTTGCGCGGGATGTACACCGGGTTGACCCTGTCCATCAGGTCCGGATCCGGGTTCGTTGCCAGCCAGCGCCCGGCCCAGGCATCGAATGCTGCGAGGTCCAGCACCATGCCGCGGGCGGGCCGGACGTTTCCACGGGCGGCGCCGCCGAGGTTCCGGAAAAACTGCGTGTAGTCAACGGGTCCGTCCTTCAGCAGCGCAATGACGCCGTCCACCAGTTCCGATGTGGTTTCGTCCTCCGGGCTTCCGGCCGGGCTTTCCGGCAGGCCCAGCTTGGTTTTCATTCCGCTGAACCATGCATTGCTGTATTGCTTCCGGAATTCCCCCAGTGCTTCCACTGCCGGGGCAACGGCCTGCTCCTGGTCCTCGTGGATGAGCGGCAGCATCGCTTCAGCAAGGCGGGCAAGGTTCCACTCGGCCACTACCGGCTGGTTGGCGTAGGCATACCGTCCGCCCACGTCAATGGAGCTGTAGACGGCGGCTGGATTAAAGGCGTCCATAAAGGCGCACGGGCCGTAGTCGATGGTTTCGCCGGAGATGGTCACATTGTCCGTGTTCATCACACCGTGAACAAAGCCCACCAGCATCCACTGCGCCACCAGCGAGGCCTGGGCGGACACCACCGAACTGAACAGCGCCAGGTACGGATTCTCAGCTTCTGCCGCAGCAGGGTGGTGCCGGGCGATGGCGTGATCCGCCAGCCGGCGCAGAAGGTCGATGTTGTCCGTTGCCCGCGCATATTGGAAACTGCCCACGCGCAAGTGGCTGCTGGCAACGCGGGCCAGGACGGCGCCGGGCAGCATCTCGTCCCGGCGCACGGGCCGCCCTGTGGCCACCACCGCCAGGGACCGCGTGGTGGGAATGCCCAGCGCGTGCATCGCCTCGCTCACCACGTATTCCCGGAGCATCGGCCCGACGACGGCACGTCCGTCTCCTGCCCGTGCGAAGGGTGTGCGCCCCGAGCCCTTGAGGTGGACGTCCCGCAGCCGGCCGTTGGCGTCAGCAATCTCGCCCAGAAGAAGGGCCCGTCCATCCCCGAGCAGGGGCGAGTAGCCTCCGAACTGGTGGCCGGCATAGGCCTGGGCTACGGGCGTGGCCCCCTCCGGGACATGGTTGCCCAGGAGGAGCCGAATACCCTCTGGGCTCCGCAGGTAGCCCGGGTCGAGTCCCAGCTCATGTGCGAGCGCTTCATTGAAGACCAGGAGCTTCGGTTCGGGAGCTTCCTCGGCCTGCCAGGGAACTGCCATTTCCGCCAGTTCCCTCGCGAAACGGCCGTCAAATGTAACCGTTGATTCTGCAGCGGCAGTCATGGATTAACCCTATCGTTGTCGTTGGTTCTGCGGTTGATCAGCCAGGTAATAAGCCACAGGATTACCCCGATCGCCATCAGTCCGCCGGCGATCTGGTATTGAATCACGTTGCGGCCCACCCACGGTCCGGCAAGGAACGCGCAGAGCAGGGCCGCGACGAGCGGAAGCTGCCCGGGCGAGGTGAAGAACACCTTCCGGTTCGGGTCCCGCTTCCGCCGCAGCACCACGCAGGCCACGTTGACCACAGTGAAGACGCACAGCAGCAGGAAAGCCGTGGTGCCGGAAAGGTTGGCCACAATGTTACTTTCGGGATCGCTGGTCACGTACAGGATGAGTCCCAGCGCGAGGATGGTCGAGAAAGCGATGCCGGCCCACGGCGTACGCCGCACGGGCAGCACCTTTCCCAGGGGCCGCGGCAGGACATGCTGCCTGGCCATCCCGTATATCAGGCGGCTTGCCATCAGCATGTTGATGAGGGCTGTGTTGGCGACGGCGAAGACGGCCAGGAACGGGAAGACCCGGTCGATTGGGAAATCGGGTGAGCCCTTGTGGACGACTTCCAGGAGTGCGGCGCCTTCGGCTTCCCTGATGTTTTCGAGCTCCACGGGTGTCAGCACGCTCACCACGGACACCGCCACCAGCATGTAGAGGAGCACGGCAATGCCGAGTCCGGTGAGCATGGTCCGCGGGAAGATCTTTTCAGGGTTTTGGGTTTCCTCCACCATGTTCACCGAGTCTTCGAAACCCACCATGGCAAAGAAGGCGATGGAGGTGGCGGCGGTGACGGCGAGGAACAGGCCCTTGTCCTGGTAGTCGTTGAAGACGAAGATCTCACCAGGATTGCCTGTCCCCTGGGCCATAACAAAGAAGCCGACGCCGATCACGATGCAGAGTGCGATCATCTCCACCAGTGTGAGCACTACATTGAATTTGACGCTCTCCCCAACTCCGCGCAGGTTGATGGCTGCCAGAAGGAGCATGAACCCGAGGGCCACGGCGGTTATCGCGCCCCTCCCCGGGTCACCCATCACACCGTTGATCTCCAGTCCGCCGAAGAAGTTCTGGGCGAGGACGTTGGCGGAGGTCGAGGCGCTGGTGATTCCGGAGCAAACGACGGCGAACGCCACAAGGAAGGTCACGAAGTGGATGCCGAACGCTTTGTGCGTATAGAGGGCAGCGCCGGCGGCCTGTGGGTACTGGGTGACCAGCTCGAGGTAGGAGAAGGCGGTCAGTGTGGCCACCACGAAAGCCAGCAGGAACGGCAACCAGACAATCCCGCCCACTGTGCCGGCCATGGTGCCGGTCACCGCGTAAACGCCGGCGCCCAGGATGTCCCCCACGATGAAGAGCAGGAGGAGTTTGGGACCCAAGACCCGCCTAAGCGCCGGTTCCTTGTCTTCGGGAGTAACGTCAAACACTTCTTCGGAAGTTGCGCTCAATGTCGGCCTCCACAGCAGATTGGGTGGCTGGGCTCCGAGGCGGATGCCATGTATTTCACTCTGATCCTCCTGTCCGGGCTTTGGCAATGTTTCCGGCCTGGTCCTCCAGTCCGGCAGGGACCCCGGCCACCGGCAACCGCCGGCGTTGCGGAAAGGCAACACGTTGAAGATCGTGGGCAGCAATCACTGTTGCCTTTCCGGCCCGCGCGCCTGCCTGCTCCGCGAGGAGCCTGACGTCGTCGCCGTAGCGGGAGGAGAAGTGCGTGAGTACCAGCGTGCCGGCGCCGCCCCTGGCGGCCAATTCCCCTGCCTGCCCGGCCGTGAGGTGCCGGTATTCGTGTGCCAGGCCGGCGTCGTCGTCGCTCAAGGTCGACTCGGCAACCAGGAGGTCCACGCCGTCGGCCAGTTCTTCCGCCCCCGGGCAGGGGGCTGTGTCCATGACGAAAGCGAAACACTGCCCGGGCCGGGCGGCGCTGACATC
The window above is part of the Pseudarthrobacter sp. NS4 genome. Proteins encoded here:
- a CDS encoding protein adenylyltransferase SelO produces the protein MTAAAESTVTFDGRFARELAEMAVPWQAEEAPEPKLLVFNEALAHELGLDPGYLRSPEGIRLLLGNHVPEGATPVAQAYAGHQFGGYSPLLGDGRALLLGEIADANGRLRDVHLKGSGRTPFARAGDGRAVVGPMLREYVVSEAMHALGIPTTRSLAVVATGRPVRRDEMLPGAVLARVASSHLRVGSFQYARATDNIDLLRRLADHAIARHHPAAAEAENPYLALFSSVVSAQASLVAQWMLVGFVHGVMNTDNVTISGETIDYGPCAFMDAFNPAAVYSSIDVGGRYAYANQPVVAEWNLARLAEAMLPLIHEDQEQAVAPAVEALGEFRKQYSNAWFSGMKTKLGLPESPAGSPEDETTSELVDGVIALLKDGPVDYTQFFRNLGGAARGNVRPARGMVLDLAAFDAWAGRWLATNPDPDLMDRVNPVYIPRNHLVEEALAAATGGDLDPVTRLLEAVSAPYSERPGLERYAEGAPEDFGTYMTFCGT
- a CDS encoding APC family permease: MSATSEEVFDVTPEDKEPALRRVLGPKLLLLFIVGDILGAGVYAVTGTMAGTVGGIVWLPFLLAFVVATLTAFSYLELVTQYPQAAGAALYTHKAFGIHFVTFLVAFAVVCSGITSASTSANVLAQNFFGGLEINGVMGDPGRGAITAVALGFMLLLAAINLRGVGESVKFNVVLTLVEMIALCIVIGVGFFVMAQGTGNPGEIFVFNDYQDKGLFLAVTAATSIAFFAMVGFEDSVNMVEETQNPEKIFPRTMLTGLGIAVLLYMLVAVSVVSVLTPVELENIREAEGAALLEVVHKGSPDFPIDRVFPFLAVFAVANTALINMLMASRLIYGMARQHVLPRPLGKVLPVRRTPWAGIAFSTILALGLILYVTSDPESNIVANLSGTTAFLLLCVFTVVNVACVVLRRKRDPNRKVFFTSPGQLPLVAALLCAFLAGPWVGRNVIQYQIAGGLMAIGVILWLITWLINRRTNDNDRVNP
- a CDS encoding C40 family peptidase — encoded protein: MSKNSTTARHRATPARSIVLQGLAVSAKSQARTIGRPALAVAAASGIAFGVGAPAHAGVTGPDTNETTNVQAHSAPAAAVAAPAAAANVHTVVSGDTLGAISAAHGVSLNDVLAANGLGVSTIIYPGDQISIPGAGYAAPAAAPAAAAPAPVQAAAAPANTGMNISYASTAAAPAPAPAPAPAPAATGTGTGAAILANAYGQLGVSQDCTAMVEKALRNVGKSVGDLAPGQFYQYGSVVGTPAPGDLVITAGHVGVYAGDGQVVSGGVDGFKTEVHSISWLGGASFVRVA